The following nucleotide sequence is from Cytophagia bacterium CHB2.
ATTATCTTGATCTTGTTGAACTCAGCGAATACTCTTTTTCCGTGCGTGTAAGCGAAGGGGTAGAACCACGAGCACATCAACTTGCCGCGCGTTGTCAAAAGGCTTACGCTTTCCTTTCTGCAACTCTCGAAAGTAAGCCAAAGGCGCAACTGCTCATCCTCGCGCCGAAAGATTGGCAGAAATACACGGGATCGTCCATGTTCGGGGTGCCGCAGACAATTGACGAGCAAACCGTCGTCGTTGCAGGCCAGAATGCTGAACTCTGGAAAATGATCGTGCCACCGCTGGACATGTTACCGCCTTCCCACGCCCAAGCCATACAAGCTACTTATGGACAGGCCGATGGTTCAATAGATGTTGCAGGGTATATGGACTTGCTTCCTGTCCATGAAGTGGGTCATCTTTTTATTGATCAGACGGCACAACAATTCGATTTCCATCTGCCACGCCGATGGCTGGTGGAACTATTCTGCAATCTTGCGCTTCACGCCTACACAGCTACTGAAGAGCCCGAGCAGTTTTCCAAGCTTGCGGCGTTTCCACAGATGATTGTCGCTCTGGGCAACGACCATCTGACATATCGCTCTCTACATGATTTCGAGCAATTGTACGCTGGCATGGAACCCCCGAATTTTGTCTGGTATCTCAGCCGGCTGCATATTGCTGCGCAGCGTATTTATGACACCGTTGGAACAGAGGCATTGCGCCGCTTGTTCAACGCAATTGTGCAATCAAAGGCAAGTCTCTCGGACGAACAACTTGTCTCATACTTGCAGGCGAATGTTCATCCCGCGGTGGCAGATGTTTTGGTTACATGGGAGCGCTAACCAACAACCGCATGCACTCGATTTGGCCTTCGCGCTGCGCGCCCGGCCAAGCGCGAGTTTTTGCAAAATTCTTTCAGAGAATGACGTTCACGTGTAGATATATTTTTAGTGTACAATGGCCTAGCCGATAGCCCTTTGTGCAACTCTGATAATTCTCCTACCCCAATCATATCAACGCGATCTTCCAAATCTCGCCAAAATCGTGGCAATAATATCGCGTGTTGCGCGGCCTGGCGTCAAAGGAATGCGCACAACCTGCCCGCCGGCCGCCTGCACCACGTCGTGTCCCACAATTTCATTGACCTGATAATCGGCCCCCTTCACCAACACCTCCGGCGCCAGCGCGCGAATCAATTCGTCCGGCGTGTCTTGCGCAAAATAGACGACATAATCAACACAGGCCAATGCCGCCAAAATGACGGCGCGATCTTCCTGCGGCACAATCGGGCGGCCCTCGCCCTTCAAACGCGCAACGGCTTCATCCGAATTCAATCCCACCACTAAAATATCTCCGTGTGTGCGCGCCTGCTGCAAGTATTCCACGTGGCCGCGATGCAGAATGTCAAAGCAGCCGTTGGTAAATACCAGCCGCTGGCCGGCGCAGCGCCAGGTTTCGCGCAGGTGCAACAATTCGTTTAGCGTGACGAGTCTTCCCATTGCATATGCTCGGCAATCGTGTTCATGAGTTTCTGCTTGTCAATTGGCACGGCGCCCACTTCACCGATGACGACGCCGGCAGCATAATTCGCCAGGGTGGCGGCCTCCAACACTTCGGCACCGGCGGCCATCGCCAGGGTGAGCGTCGCAATCACGGTATCACCGGCGCCCGAGACGTCATGCACCCGCCGCGCGCGCGTCGGAATGCGGTGCATGCCCATGCCCGGCCGGAACAAGGCCATGCCTTCGGCGCCGAGTGTGATCAGGACATTTTTACACTCGAGGCGGCGCAGCAGCAACTCACCGGCTTTCTGCAACTCCTCGTCGGTGCGCAGTTTGGCTGCCAGCACTTCTTCCGCCTCTTTGCGGTTCGGCTTGAACAGGGTCACCCGGCGATAATCAAAAAAATGATTGAATTTGGGATCAACCGTGATGAGGCAGTGGTGTTGATTGGCCAGCTCAATGAGACGCGAGAGCAACGGTTGCGCGATCACGCCTTTATTGTAATCTTCGATGATGATGCCGTGCAGGCCGGGCATCAAATCGCGCAAATAGGCAAAAAGTTTTTCCTGCATGCCGGCATCGATATTCGCGCGTGATTCGCGATCGGTACGCACCACGTGCTGGTGATGCGCAATAATACGAGTTTTCGTTGTCGTCGGCCGGCTGCGGTCAGCCAGCATGCCGCCGGCTTCGAAACCCGACTCCCGCATCAAGTCGAGCAAGCGCTCTCCGGAGCTGTCTTCGCCAAAGACGCCAACCGGACAGGGCACCGCGCCCAATGAGGCGAGGTTATTCGCGACATTGGCCGCGCCGCCAAGCTGGTGGGTTTCGCTTTCAATTTCAACAATCGGCACGGGCGCTTCGGGTGAAATGCGCGTCACATGCCCCCAGAGATAGCGATCCACCATGAAATCGCCGACAACGGCGATGCGCTTGCCTTGCATGGCAGCCAAACGCGCCTGCGCTTGTGCTGGTGTTAAGCTGTTCATGTCACCTCATTTGTCTGAGT
It contains:
- the rfaE1 gene encoding D-glycero-beta-D-manno-heptose-7-phosphate kinase, which translates into the protein MNSLTPAQAQARLAAMQGKRIAVVGDFMVDRYLWGHVTRISPEAPVPIVEIESETHQLGGAANVANNLASLGAVPCPVGVFGEDSSGERLLDLMRESGFEAGGMLADRSRPTTTKTRIIAHHQHVVRTDRESRANIDAGMQEKLFAYLRDLMPGLHGIIIEDYNKGVIAQPLLSRLIELANQHHCLITVDPKFNHFFDYRRVTLFKPNRKEAEEVLAAKLRTDEELQKAGELLLRRLECKNVLITLGAEGMALFRPGMGMHRIPTRARRVHDVSGAGDTVIATLTLAMAAGAEVLEAATLANYAAGVVIGEVGAVPIDKQKLMNTIAEHMQWEDSSR
- the rfaE2 gene encoding D-glycero-beta-D-manno-heptose 1-phosphate adenylyltransferase, producing MGRLVTLNELLHLRETWRCAGQRLVFTNGCFDILHRGHVEYLQQARTHGDILVVGLNSDEAVARLKGEGRPIVPQEDRAVILAALACVDYVVYFAQDTPDELIRALAPEVLVKGADYQVNEIVGHDVVQAAGGQVVRIPLTPGRATRDIIATILARFGRSR